TGTCACACTCAATTCCATATCCATAATCCACAGGGGCAGTTCCGTCAGCTGAGTTTTGGTCCCACACGTATTTTATGCGCGAATTACCCTCTGAATCTGTAAAATCCTCATGATCAATATCAAATGGGGTGTCAATTACGCCAATAACAACTCCTGTTCCATCGTACCCCTGTTCAAGAGGCCACATCCCCAAATATGCTGAGTCAACATTGTTGTGTTTAACCATCACATCGTTCAACAAGGTGAGTTTTGCTGTGGGAATATCAATAACCTCCACAAATAGTTCTTTGTTTAATAGTCTGATATTACTCACCGGAAGATTAGCGGAAACTATTGATTTTGTTGAAAATTTAACGTTGCCATTGTTACTTAGGATAAAATTTTCAATTTGTTTTACATCACCTTTTATTAAAACAGGAACAATTTCTCCTGCAGTGCGTTTGGCCATTTCATGGTATGCAGATAACGTTATCTTGTTTTTTATGGATTTATTTTGCGTTATACCTACTAGTGGTAACACAAAAAACAGCAGAACCAGTAGTTTTGATCTCATAACTGTGAATAGTTAATTATTACAGTCATAAAATTACGCTTAATTTAGCAACCGTCTAAACTGTGTGTATGGATTTGGTTTTACAGGTAGCATTTGCAGTGATATTCGGTGTTTCCGCCTGGATAGCAGGTAAGAAATTTGTTTCTATCAGAAGGAATATTTTTTTAGGGAGACCGGAAAAATTAAATGACAATCCCGCACTCCGTTGGAAGAATATGACACTTTTTGCTTTGGGGCAGAAAAAAATGTTTCGAAAACCCTTACCTGCCGTTTTACACTTATTTATTTATGTAAGTTTTGTAATTGTAAATATTGAGGTGCTGGAAATTGTTGTGGATGGACTTTCTGGAAGTCACCGTTTTTTCGCGCCTTATTTGGGTGGTTTTTATACTTTCATGATCGGTATTATTGAATTTCTTGCATTGCTCGCATTAATTGCGACAATTATATTTTTGATCAGAAGAAATGTATTAAAAATAAAAAGGTTCACGCAATCAGAATTAAAAGGATGGCCTTTTAAGGATGCAAATTTTATTCTGTTGATGGAGTTTATTTTAGTGATCGCTATTTTAACCATGAATGCAGCAGATGTTCAATTACAGAATTTAGGTGCTGAACATTATTACAATACAGGAAATTTGATAGTATCTCAATTTACTTCTGCAATATTTTCAGGCGTTAATATGGAATCACTAATTGTGATTGAACGAGTGGCCTGGTGGCTGCATATTATCGGTATATTATTTTTTCTGAATTATATTCCTTATTCTAAACATTTACATATCATTCTTGCATTTCCCAATTCTTGGTATATGCGTTTAAATGATAAAGGCATAATAGAAAATATGCCGGTTATTATGAATGAAGTTAAATCAATGGTGGATCCTTCCGCTCAGGTTACCACAATTGTTGATCCGCCTAAAACATTTGGTGCAAAGGATGTGACTGATCTTAGCTGGAAACATTTATTGGATGCCTATTCCTGTACCGAATGTGGAAGATGCACCGCAGCTTGTCCCGCAAATATTACAGGAAAAAAATTATCTCCCCGAAAAATTATGATGGATACGCGCGACAGATTGGAGGAAATAGGAAATAATCTTTCGAAACATGGAAAAGATTTTGTTGATAATAAAGCCTTGTATGGAGATTATATTACAGCGGAGGAATTACGTGCCTGCACAACCTGTAATGCATGTGTGGAAGAGTGTCCCGTTAATATAAATCCATTAAGTATTATTGTTGAACTGAGAAGATATGCGGTGATGGAATTAAGTGATGCGCCACAAGAATGGAATGTGATGTTTAATAATATGGAAAACAATCAGGCGCCATGGCAATTTAATCCTGCCGACAGGATCAAATGGGCAGATGAAATTAAATAAAGATTTAAATAAGGAATATTAAGTATTATTTAATGAACATGAATACGGAGTTAAACAAAGTTCAAATTATGGCAGAGTTATTTGCCAACGGTGAATCACCGGAGATATTGTTTTGGGTGGGATGTGCCGGTAGTTTTGATGACAGGGCTAAAAAAATAACCGGATCGTTCGTTAAAATATTAAATAGTTTAGGAATTAAATTTGCGGTTCTTGGAACGGAAGAAGGATGCACCGGCGATCCTGCGAGAAGATCAGGAAATGAATTTCTTTTTCAAATGCTCGCACAAAATAATATTGCAGTTTTAAATGGTTATGGTATTAAAAAAATTGTAACTACTTGTCCGCATTGTTTTAATACACTTAAAAATGAATATCCTGCATTGGGAGGAAACTATGAAGTTATTCATCACACAACTTTTTTACAACAATTGATCGATGAAGGAAAATTAATAGTAGATGGTGGTGGATTTAAAGGAAAAAAGATCACCTATCACGATTCATGTTACCTCGGAAGGGCAAATAATATATATGAGGCACCAAGAATTGTGTTGGAGAAACTGGATGCGGAACTCGCCGAAATGAAGAGTTGTAAAAGCCGTGGTTTATGTTGCGGGGCAGGAGGTGCGCAAATGTGGAAGGAAGCAGAACCCGGAAAAAAAGAAATTAATATTGAAAGAACGGAACAAGCACTGGAATTAAAACCTGATATTATTGCAAGTGCCTGCCCTTTTTGTAATACCATGATGACAGACGGAATAAAAAATAAAAATAAAGAGGAAGAAGTGAAAGTTTATGATGTAGCGGAATTAATTGCCATGGCAAATCATCTGATATAAAAACCGCTTCATTTATTAATTTAAAACACTCTTTCTTTTGTAACTTATGATGAATTTAAATACTAATTACTCACCTGAATCAAAAGTTTGGATATATCAATCATCTCGTCCGTTTACGGAGGAAGAAATTAGTGCCATTAACGATCAATTGGCCATATTTACAAAACAATGGACAGCGCACAATGCTCAACTTCAGGCGCAGGGAAATATTATTGAAGACAGGTTGATTCTATTGATAGTTGATGAGACCCACACTGCAGCCAGCGGATGCTCCATTGATACTTCCGTTCATTTTATCAAATCGCTGGAGAAAAAATTTAACGTAGATCTTTTCGACAGAACTCTTGTTAATTTTTATCGTGACGGAACGCTTAGCTCTGTGCATCTACATGATCTGCCTGAATTATTTGCCGCACATGTAATTAATGAAGAAACTCAGGTAATTGATCCATTGGTAAATTCAAAAGCTACCTTCGATACAAATTTCAAAACTGCGTTGGGAAATAGTTGGATGAAGAATTTCCTTCAATAAT
The genomic region above belongs to Bacteroidota bacterium and contains:
- a CDS encoding (Fe-S)-binding protein; this encodes MDLVLQVAFAVIFGVSAWIAGKKFVSIRRNIFLGRPEKLNDNPALRWKNMTLFALGQKKMFRKPLPAVLHLFIYVSFVIVNIEVLEIVVDGLSGSHRFFAPYLGGFYTFMIGIIEFLALLALIATIIFLIRRNVLKIKRFTQSELKGWPFKDANFILLMEFILVIAILTMNAADVQLQNLGAEHYYNTGNLIVSQFTSAIFSGVNMESLIVIERVAWWLHIIGILFFLNYIPYSKHLHIILAFPNSWYMRLNDKGIIENMPVIMNEVKSMVDPSAQVTTIVDPPKTFGAKDVTDLSWKHLLDAYSCTECGRCTAACPANITGKKLSPRKIMMDTRDRLEEIGNNLSKHGKDFVDNKALYGDYITAEELRACTTCNACVEECPVNINPLSIIVELRRYAVMELSDAPQEWNVMFNNMENNQAPWQFNPADRIKWADEIK
- a CDS encoding (Fe-S)-binding protein, which encodes MNTELNKVQIMAELFANGESPEILFWVGCAGSFDDRAKKITGSFVKILNSLGIKFAVLGTEEGCTGDPARRSGNEFLFQMLAQNNIAVLNGYGIKKIVTTCPHCFNTLKNEYPALGGNYEVIHHTTFLQQLIDEGKLIVDGGGFKGKKITYHDSCYLGRANNIYEAPRIVLEKLDAELAEMKSCKSRGLCCGAGGAQMWKEAEPGKKEINIERTEQALELKPDIIASACPFCNTMMTDGIKNKNKEEEVKVYDVAELIAMANHLI